The following are encoded together in the Periplaneta americana isolate PAMFEO1 chromosome 5, P.americana_PAMFEO1_priV1, whole genome shotgun sequence genome:
- the LOC138699409 gene encoding transmembrane GTPase Marf-like, protein MADARSLCDSSPLQIFVKAKKKINDIFVEIEDNVRDTVTYIQSLQQEKAIVKADDAVQIERYMVKVKAIREVLTRDHMKVAFFGRTSNGKSSVINAMLKDKILPSGIGHTTNCFLQVEGSDNREAYLVTDDSTAKQNVKSVGQLAHALSKEKLDESQLIHIYWPKDKCSILRDEVVFVDSPGIDVSPNLDEWIDNHCLDADVFVLVANAESTLMLAEKNFFHKVSTRLSKPNIFILNNRWDASATEPEILDQVRGQHIERAVDFLVKELKVCTQKEANERIFFVSAKEALQARLQEQKGQPAHSGALAEGFPNRYFEFQDFERKFEEFISKSAVRTKFEQHSQRGKHIVNEISSIMDALYDRAQQLKRDKVVGKKEIHDKLNFTEQQLLLLTQEMEDKIHQMVEDVEQRVSKALSEEIRRLAVLVDEFNLPFHPEQLVLNVYKKELNLHVENGLGSNLRARLSTALAMNIENSQREMRERMSALLPKQVSHNVLPRREPFEILYRLNCDSLCGDFTEDLEFRFSWGFTSIICRFAGKRANSITLTNNSQMIPRDLISPAENVDVTQLNFPTNNSEDWSSVASRIAMAYSAFQGTIGGRLVAEFMLTVGWRLILVTGAVYGCIYLYERLMWANKAKEREFKRQYVSHATKKLRLIVDLTSANCSHQVQRELSSTFARLCHLVDEATNDMDTEIKTLEKEIRQLEEAANSAKVLRNKANYITKELELFDDAYLKLRE, encoded by the exons GTCTGCAACAAGAGAAAGCCATAGTAAAAGCTGATGATGCTGTGCAAATTGAAAGATATATGGTAAAAGTGAAAGCAATAAGAGAGGTTCTCACTCGGGATCACATGAAAGTGGCATTCTTTGGCAG AACAAGTAACGGCAAGAGCTCTGTCATCAATGCAATGTTGAAAGACAAGATACTTCCAAGCGGTATTGGGCACACAACAAACTGTTTCCTCCAAGTGGAGGGATCAGATAATCGAGAGGCTTACCTTGTTACAGATGATTCTACAGCAAAACAGAACGTTAag TCTGTTGGTCAGCTTGCTCATGCATTATCTAAAGAAAAATTAGACGAAAGCCAATTGATACACATTTATTGGCCTAAAGATAAATGTTCGATATTGAGAGATGAGGTAGTGTTTGTGGATTCTCCTGGAATTGATGTATCACCGAATTTGGATGAGTGGATTGACAACCATTGTCTAGATGCAGATGTCTTTGTACTTGTAGCCAATGCAGAGTCAACTTTAATGCTTGCA gagaagaacTTTTTCCATAAAGTATCGACAAGGTTATCCAAacctaatattttcattttaaacaacAGATGGGATGCATCGGCTACAGAACCTGAAATTCTAGATCAA GTTCGGGGTCAACACATTGAACGAGCTGTTGACTTCCTAGTCAAGGAATTGAAAGTGTGCACACAAAAAGAAGCTAATGAGAGGATCTTCTTTGTGTCAGCAAAGGAGGCATTACAGGCCCGGTTACAAGAGCAGAAAGGCCAACCTGCACACA GTGGTGCATTAGCAGAGGGCTTTCCAAACCGATATTTTGAGTTCCAGGATTTCGagagaaaatttgaagaatttataTCGAAATCAGCAGTAAGGACGAAGTTTGAACAACATTCACAACGAGGAAAGCATATTGTTAACGAAATAAGTTCAATTATGGATGCATTGTATGATCGAGCGCAACAGCTGAAAAGAGATAAAGtagtaggaaagaaagaaattcacgacaaattgaatttcacagagcagcaactgctgcttcttACGCAAGAAATGGAAGATAAGATACACCAGATGGTAGAGGATGTGGAACAGAGG gTGTCCAAAGCTTTAAGTGAAGAAATTCGTCGCCTTGCTGTTTTAGTTGATGAGTTTAACTTACCGTTTCATCCTGAACAGCTTGTCCTTAATGTGTACAAAAAGGAACTTAATCTCCATGTGGAGAATGGGTTAGGTAGTAATCTCCGTGCAAGGTTGTCCACAGCACTGGCAATGAACATTGAAAACAGCCAACGCGAAATGAGAG aacGTATGTCAGCTCTTCTACCAAAGCAAGTTTCTCACAATGTTCTACCACGACGAGAGCCTTTTGAGATTTTGTATCGCTTGAATTGCGACAGCTTGTGTGGTGATTTCACTGAGGATTTGGAGTTTAGGTTTTCATGGGGCTTTACTTCTATCATCTGTAGATTTGCAGGCAAAAGAGCAAATAGTATTACATTAACAAACAACTCTCAAATG ATTCCACGTGATTTGATCTCACCTGCAGAAAACGTAGATGTTACACAACTGAATTTCCCTACAAATAATTCAGAGGATTGGTCAAGTGTGGCATCAAGAATTGCAATGGCTTACAGTGCCTTTCAGGGAACAATAGGCGGACGTCTAGTTGcagaattt ATGTTGACTGTTGGCTGGAGATTAATTCTAGTCACGGGTGCAGTTTATGGGTGCATATATCTATACGAACGATTGATGTGGGCCAACAAAGCAAAAGAACGAGAGTTCAAAAGGCAATATGTTTCCCACGCAACAAAGAAGCTACGACTAATTGTTGATTTGACATCTGCTAATTGCTCCCATCAAGTTCAGCG GGAACTGTCGAGCACATTTGCACGATTGTGCCACTTAGTTGATGAAGCAACTAATGACATGGATACGGAAATCAAGACACTGGAAAAGGAAATTAGGCAGTTAGAAGAGGCAGCCAACTCTGCAAAAGTTTTGAGAAACAAAGCAAACTATATCACAAAGGAGCTAGAATTGTTTGACGACGCATATTTAAAATTGCGTGAATAA